The region CAATTGAACCGGTGGCATTTGTAGTCGTTGGCAAAGATGGAGCAAAACTTATGACCATTGGTGATAAAGAAAGTCTGACCGGAAAATTAATGGATTTGGCCCCTTCCGTTATCAATTCAGTAAAAGAAATGGTAGGGAATCAATCTGCCACGGAATCTAAGGAGGAGAATGCTGAATGAAACAAATTT is a window of Candidatus Neomarinimicrobiota bacterium DNA encoding:
- a CDS encoding sporulation protein; the encoded protein is MSSRTVVGEPIKTDTHTVIPVSKVMFGFGGGGGKGNEKGKAGTGQGVGGGWSIEPVAFVVVGKDGAKLMTIGDKESLTGKLMDLAPSVINSVKEMVGNQSATESKEENAE